The following coding sequences lie in one Pirellulales bacterium genomic window:
- the purH gene encoding bifunctional phosphoribosylaminoimidazolecarboxamide formyltransferase/IMP cyclohydrolase: MSHIAVKRALISVSDKLGLAAFARGLAAAGVQLYSTGGTRRHLQEAGLTVEEVSAYTGSPEMMEGRVKTLHPKIHGGILFRRDNPEDVRQAAEQGIVGFDLVVVNLYPFEATVARPNVTDAEAIEQIDIGGPSLIRAAAKNHRFVAVATSPEQYAEILEQITANGGTSLDLRRRLAGEAFARSAQYDQTIAQYFAMTGVKAESEFPLVIPLVLRRKMSLRYGENPHQRGALYAGSGAGAANLVSAHQLHGKELSYNNLLDLDCALAIARQFDEPTAIVIKHNNPCGAATDSVLAIAMRRGLDGDSLSAFGSVIGLNRTVDAATAEVLTEPERFVEAIVAPDFDPAAFEILTTRPKWKASVRLLEVGPISAVPPTWEYRQIAGGFLVQDGDTAADTESEWKVVTEAKPSDEQFAELRFAWKISRHVKSNAIVLAHGRTLVGVGAGQMSRVDSVEIAVRKAGARAVGAVLASDAFFPFADSIPVAATAGVTAVIQPGGSRRDDEVIAACNRFGLPMIFTGRRHFKH, translated from the coding sequence ATGTCTCACATCGCCGTCAAACGTGCCTTGATCAGTGTCAGCGATAAGCTGGGGCTTGCTGCCTTTGCGCGCGGGCTCGCGGCGGCGGGTGTGCAGCTTTACAGCACCGGCGGCACGCGGCGGCATTTGCAGGAGGCGGGACTGACGGTCGAAGAAGTTAGCGCCTACACCGGTTCGCCGGAGATGATGGAAGGCCGGGTCAAAACGCTGCATCCAAAGATCCACGGCGGCATTCTCTTCCGCCGCGACAATCCCGAAGACGTGCGCCAGGCGGCCGAGCAAGGCATCGTCGGGTTCGATCTCGTGGTCGTAAATCTGTATCCGTTCGAAGCGACCGTGGCGCGGCCGAACGTGACCGATGCCGAAGCGATCGAGCAGATCGATATCGGCGGGCCGAGCCTGATCCGCGCGGCAGCCAAGAACCATCGCTTCGTCGCGGTGGCCACGTCGCCGGAGCAGTATGCCGAGATATTGGAGCAGATCACCGCGAACGGCGGCACGTCGCTCGATCTCCGCCGCCGGCTGGCCGGCGAAGCCTTTGCCCGCAGCGCACAATACGATCAGACGATCGCGCAGTATTTCGCGATGACGGGCGTGAAGGCCGAGAGCGAATTTCCTTTGGTCATTCCGCTCGTGCTGCGCCGCAAGATGTCGCTGCGATACGGCGAGAACCCACACCAGCGCGGGGCACTTTACGCCGGGTCCGGCGCGGGCGCGGCAAACCTCGTTTCGGCCCACCAACTGCACGGCAAGGAATTGTCGTACAACAACCTCTTGGACCTCGATTGCGCGCTAGCCATCGCCCGCCAGTTCGACGAACCGACCGCCATCGTGATCAAGCACAATAATCCGTGCGGAGCCGCGACCGATTCGGTCCTCGCGATCGCCATGCGCCGCGGGCTGGATGGCGACTCCCTAAGCGCCTTTGGATCCGTGATCGGTTTGAATCGCACCGTCGATGCCGCGACGGCCGAAGTGCTCACCGAGCCGGAACGGTTCGTCGAAGCGATCGTCGCGCCCGATTTCGATCCGGCAGCATTCGAAATCCTCACCACGCGTCCGAAGTGGAAGGCCAGCGTCCGGCTGCTTGAAGTCGGACCGATTTCGGCGGTTCCGCCGACATGGGAATATCGCCAAATTGCCGGCGGATTTCTGGTGCAAGACGGCGACACGGCCGCCGACACGGAAAGTGAATGGAAGGTGGTCACCGAAGCGAAGCCGAGCGATGAGCAATTCGCGGAATTGCGGTTTGCCTGGAAAATTTCGCGGCATGTGAAATCGAACGCGATAGTGTTGGCGCACGGGCGGACATTGGTCGGCGTCGGCGCTGGGCAGATGAGCCGGGTCGATTCGGTCGAGATCGCAGTGCGGAAGGCCGGGGCGCGGGCGGTCGGAGCGGTGTTGGCCTCGGATGCGTTTTTTCCGTTTGCGGATTCGATCCCAGTCGCGGCGACGGCCGGCGTGACGGCGGTAATTCAGCCGGGCGGCTCGCGGCGCGACGACGAAGTGATCGCCGCCTGCAACCGCTTCGGCCTGCCGATGATCTTCACCGGCCGCCGCCATTTCAAGCACTAG
- the odhB gene encoding 2-oxoglutarate dehydrogenase complex dihydrolipoyllysine-residue succinyltransferase encodes MAEELELKVPSVGESITEVQIGKWHKNVGQQVEKDENVVELESDKATVDLPAPAAGTISKILKQSGQTATVGEVIGYVSAGATAAASNGGASSHPASPAQALPNQSSVAVVTPSASDSHPPASTPQPAPAASGMTVSVEKRKGQTAIGSVQGPVSAPSPATVQPGSGSRAFVMPAAERALAQHSLTADSVRPGGPGGRLLKEDVLRHVEPPAAAIIPPLATAPTAPTKSAATAVAAEKVDRGLAASSPLAAASSFAREEEFVVMSPIRRRIAQRLVEAQQQAALLTTFNEIDMSEVMSLRQKHKDAYQQRYGVKLGFMSFFVKAAVDALKLFPQVNAEVRDPHVVYRNYYDIGIAVGGGKGLVVPILRNAEFMSFAEIEVAIGDFARRAADNKLKLDELQGGTFTISNGGVYGSLMSTPIVNPPQSGILGLHAIQDRPVARAGQVVIRPMMYIALTYDHRIVDGREAVSFLKRIKDTIEDPSRILLEV; translated from the coding sequence ATGGCTGAGGAATTAGAGCTAAAAGTGCCTTCGGTGGGCGAATCGATCACGGAAGTGCAGATCGGCAAATGGCACAAGAATGTCGGTCAGCAGGTCGAGAAAGACGAGAACGTCGTCGAACTCGAAAGCGACAAAGCCACGGTCGATCTCCCGGCCCCAGCGGCCGGCACGATCTCGAAAATACTCAAGCAGAGCGGGCAGACCGCCACGGTGGGCGAGGTGATCGGCTATGTGTCGGCTGGCGCGACGGCGGCGGCGTCGAACGGCGGAGCGTCTTCGCATCCTGCATCGCCGGCCCAAGCATTGCCGAATCAATCGTCCGTGGCGGTTGTGACGCCCTCCGCATCCGATTCGCACCCGCCGGCCTCAACCCCTCAGCCGGCGCCCGCTGCTTCCGGAATGACAGTTAGCGTGGAAAAACGCAAGGGCCAAACCGCGATCGGCTCGGTGCAGGGACCCGTGTCGGCGCCAAGCCCCGCCACGGTTCAACCAGGAAGCGGAAGCCGGGCGTTCGTCATGCCGGCCGCCGAACGAGCCTTGGCACAGCACAGCCTGACGGCCGATTCCGTTCGCCCCGGCGGTCCGGGTGGCCGGCTGCTGAAAGAAGACGTGTTGCGACACGTCGAGCCCCCGGCCGCGGCGATTATTCCGCCACTAGCTACCGCGCCCACGGCCCCGACGAAATCAGCCGCGACGGCCGTCGCCGCGGAAAAAGTCGATCGCGGCTTGGCAGCTTCATCCCCCTTGGCCGCCGCTTCCTCGTTTGCCCGCGAGGAAGAGTTCGTCGTGATGAGCCCGATCCGTCGGCGGATTGCTCAGCGGCTAGTGGAAGCCCAGCAGCAAGCGGCGCTGCTGACGACGTTCAACGAGATCGACATGAGCGAGGTGATGTCGCTGCGGCAAAAGCACAAGGACGCCTATCAGCAGCGCTACGGCGTGAAGCTCGGTTTCATGTCGTTTTTCGTCAAGGCGGCGGTTGATGCACTGAAACTATTCCCGCAAGTGAATGCCGAGGTCCGCGATCCGCATGTTGTCTATCGCAATTACTACGACATCGGCATCGCCGTCGGCGGCGGCAAAGGGCTCGTGGTGCCGATCCTGCGGAATGCCGAGTTCATGAGCTTTGCGGAAATCGAAGTGGCGATCGGCGATTTTGCCCGCCGTGCGGCCGACAACAAGCTCAAGCTCGATGAACTGCAAGGCGGCACGTTCACGATCTCCAACGGCGGCGTTTACGGTTCGCTTATGTCAACGCCGATCGTCAACCCGCCGCAGAGCGGCATTCTCGGCCTGCATGCCATTCAAGACCGCCCGGTCGCCCGCGCCGGCCAGGTAGTGATCCGCCCGATGATGTACATCGCCCTGACCTACGACCATCGCATCGTCGATGGCCGCGAAGCCGTTTCCTTCCTCAAGCGCATCAAGGACACGATCGAAGACCCCTCGCGGATATTGCTGGAAGTGTAG
- a CDS encoding MFS transporter, producing MNDSPAASAPATRGFSASIVRALRHRNFRLFFGGQGLSLFGTWMTTVATRWLVYEKMPGQDWILGFVTFAGQIPILLAPLAGAYVEGSSRHRALILTQSLSMIQSFSLAFLALTGIVEVWQVLVLAAFQGFVNALDVPARQAFLIEMVDDRSDLSNAIALNSSMFNGARLLGPAVAGLILAQFTGRVGLGAGICFMVDGISYLAVIVALLRMNVKAQAPRTSERQIWRDLREGFHYSFRSRPIRAILFLLGLVSIFGAPFTVLMPAFAKNILLGNASTYGLLLAISGGGALLGALYLASRSTVLGLGRVIAVCCALFSLSIIGFAFSSVLWLSMLVTFTASFGMMVQMAASNTILQTVVEDEMRARVMSFYALTVLGMIPIGSLLCSGLVIVIGAPYTVALGGAVSLAGAVYFTLKLRELRAAARPMLERAGVLPPLAAGIQAATTQTGDAA from the coding sequence ATGAATGATTCCCCGGCCGCTAGTGCCCCTGCCACTCGCGGCTTCTCGGCGTCTATCGTCCGGGCGCTTCGGCATCGCAATTTTCGGCTCTTCTTCGGCGGGCAGGGTCTTTCGCTCTTCGGCACCTGGATGACCACCGTCGCCACGCGCTGGCTCGTCTATGAAAAAATGCCGGGGCAGGATTGGATCCTCGGCTTCGTCACCTTTGCCGGCCAGATTCCGATCCTGTTGGCGCCGCTGGCGGGGGCGTATGTCGAAGGTTCGAGCCGGCATCGGGCGCTGATCCTCACGCAGTCGCTGTCGATGATCCAATCCTTTTCGCTCGCCTTTCTGGCTTTGACGGGGATCGTCGAAGTGTGGCAAGTGCTGGTGTTGGCGGCGTTTCAAGGATTCGTCAACGCGCTCGACGTGCCGGCCCGGCAGGCCTTCTTGATCGAGATGGTCGACGACCGAAGCGACCTGAGCAACGCCATCGCGCTGAATTCCTCGATGTTCAACGGCGCCCGGCTGTTGGGGCCCGCCGTGGCCGGGCTGATTTTGGCTCAATTCACCGGTCGCGTCGGGCTCGGGGCCGGCATTTGCTTCATGGTCGACGGCATCAGCTACTTGGCCGTCATCGTGGCGCTATTGCGCATGAATGTGAAAGCCCAAGCGCCGCGCACCAGCGAGCGGCAGATTTGGCGAGACCTCCGCGAGGGTTTTCATTATTCGTTCCGATCGCGGCCGATTCGGGCGATTTTGTTTCTGCTGGGGTTGGTCAGTATTTTCGGAGCGCCGTTCACGGTGTTGATGCCGGCATTTGCCAAGAATATTTTGCTCGGCAATGCGAGCACCTATGGCTTGTTGTTGGCGATTTCGGGCGGCGGAGCGCTGTTGGGAGCCCTGTATCTAGCCTCGCGGAGCACCGTGCTCGGCTTGGGACGCGTGATCGCTGTTTGCTGCGCATTGTTTTCGCTATCGATCATCGGATTCGCGTTTTCCAGCGTATTGTGGCTCTCCATGCTGGTCACCTTCACGGCCAGTTTCGGCATGATGGTGCAAATGGCCGCCAGCAATACAATCCTGCAAACCGTGGTCGAAGACGAGATGCGGGCCCGGGTGATGAGCTTTTATGCCTTGACTGTGCTGGGAATGATTCCGATAGGAAGCCTATTGTGCTCGGGGTTGGTGATCGTGATCGGAGCCCCGTATACTGTGGCCTTGGGCGGCGCGGTGTCGCTCGCGGGAGCCGTGTATTTCACGCTGAAGTTGCGCGAGTTGCGGGCCGCGGCACGGCCGATGTTGGAACGAGCCGGCGTCTTGCCGCCGCTCGCCGCCGGCATCCAAGCCGCCACTACCCAAACCGGCGACGCCGCGTAA
- the lpdA gene encoding dihydrolipoyl dehydrogenase: MNQHDLIVIGSGPGGYTAAIRAAQLGMNVACVERESRLGGTCLRVGCIPSKALLESTHRLYEAQHSLAEHGVRAAGVEFDLSVMLRRKEQIVAALTKGIDGLFKTNKVTRYSGQARFAGAGRLLIESAEGTNEVSAPHILIATGSKSASLPGIKLDGNRIGTSTEALSFEEVPHHLVVVGAGYIGMELGSVWKRLGAKVTVLEFLDRILPGTDSELARDAHELFKKQGIEFRLGSRVSAARAEGPSCVVECVGAEPIRCDRVLVAVGRLPNTEGLGLDAIGVATDAKGHIPVDGHFLTSAPGVFAIGDCIAGPMLAHKAEEEGVACVERIATGYGHVNYDVIPSVIFTYPEIGAVGKTEDQLIAERIEYRKGVFPFRANSRARTLAETDGKVKILADAKTDRVLGVHILGPQAGDLIAEAATAMSFGASSEDIARTCHAHPTLPEAIKEAALAVDGRAINY, from the coding sequence ATGAATCAACACGATCTGATCGTCATCGGCAGCGGGCCGGGAGGCTACACGGCCGCCATCCGCGCCGCGCAGCTCGGAATGAATGTGGCCTGCGTCGAGCGAGAATCGCGTCTCGGCGGTACCTGCCTTCGCGTCGGCTGCATTCCCAGCAAGGCGCTGCTCGAATCCACGCACCGCCTTTATGAGGCGCAACATTCGTTGGCCGAGCATGGCGTTCGCGCCGCCGGTGTCGAATTCGACCTCTCGGTCATGCTCCGTCGCAAGGAACAAATCGTCGCCGCGCTGACCAAGGGCATCGACGGCTTGTTCAAAACAAATAAAGTGACGCGTTATTCGGGCCAAGCCCGCTTTGCCGGGGCCGGGCGGCTATTGATCGAATCGGCCGAGGGAACGAACGAAGTATCCGCGCCGCATATTCTCATCGCCACCGGCAGCAAATCGGCCTCGCTGCCCGGGATCAAGCTCGACGGCAATCGGATCGGCACCAGTACCGAAGCCCTTTCCTTCGAAGAGGTGCCGCATCATCTGGTCGTCGTCGGCGCGGGCTACATCGGAATGGAACTCGGCTCGGTTTGGAAACGCCTCGGAGCGAAGGTCACTGTGTTGGAATTTCTCGACCGCATTCTTCCCGGCACCGATAGCGAACTAGCCCGCGACGCTCACGAACTGTTCAAAAAACAAGGCATCGAATTTCGCCTCGGCTCGCGCGTTTCGGCGGCGCGAGCGGAAGGGCCGAGCTGCGTCGTGGAATGCGTCGGCGCCGAGCCGATCCGCTGCGATCGGGTGCTCGTTGCCGTCGGCCGATTGCCGAACACCGAAGGCCTCGGGCTCGACGCCATCGGTGTTGCGACCGACGCGAAAGGGCATATCCCCGTCGATGGCCATTTTCTCACCTCCGCGCCGGGCGTGTTTGCCATCGGCGATTGCATTGCCGGGCCGATGCTGGCCCATAAGGCCGAGGAAGAAGGCGTCGCGTGCGTCGAACGAATTGCCACCGGATACGGCCATGTCAATTACGACGTGATTCCATCCGTCATTTTCACGTATCCGGAAATCGGCGCCGTCGGCAAGACGGAAGATCAACTGATCGCCGAAAGGATCGAATATCGCAAAGGCGTATTCCCCTTCCGGGCAAACAGCCGGGCCCGCACGCTCGCGGAAACCGACGGCAAAGTGAAAATCCTCGCCGACGCGAAAACCGACCGCGTGCTAGGTGTCCACATCCTCGGCCCGCAGGCCGGCGATCTGATTGCCGAAGCGGCGACCGCGATGAGCTTCGGCGCCAGTTCGGAAGACATCGCTCGCACCTGCCACGCGCACCCCACGTTGCCCGAGGCGATCAAGGAAGCGGCGCTGGCGGTCGACGGCCGGGCGATCAATTACTAG
- a CDS encoding zinc ribbon domain-containing protein, with amino-acid sequence MADTKCKKCGAEIPAEAEFCPHCGREPGGIRLRHILFAIGAAILLALLIYGVFRR; translated from the coding sequence ATGGCTGATACCAAGTGCAAAAAGTGTGGGGCCGAGATTCCGGCCGAGGCAGAGTTTTGCCCGCATTGCGGCCGCGAGCCCGGTGGCATCCGGCTGCGGCATATCCTGTTTGCCATCGGAGCCGCGATCCTGCTGGCTCTGCTGATCTACGGAGTTTTTAGGCGTTGA
- a CDS encoding DUF4974 domain-containing protein — MIRAIASAGVAISVVVAVFLTRSESRGDGPSTKPSTANSGEKSPTPQTAVERALAEPTEFNFVDTPLADIAKSLSDRYKINVLLDAKALADAGIAPETKFSEQMKGVSLASALRHLLEPKDLAALETDDNVLSITTADVANIHTSTRLYDVSDLADPPVEFVAGPKSWSQLSQLVTSFVAPLSWDSNGGPGSLGFFDGRMLVSQTDEIHEEIADCLAQLRLARKVNSAATAGGTVPMVLPSDPGDARIEALLDSRQDFEFDNVRLGDVAKALEAKLGIPVRLDTKALTDAGVSDDAPMSLNMKHVRVRVGLRELLSPKDLDFLIDGELLLITTGDLEKAKTVTRLYPVKDLIGDGDPRTVSAAYASLTAAITATVAPQSWDANGGAGSIVSFPLCDVLVVSETQQIHQEVKNVLELLRAARKKIHQSRLTAACRKCESIA; from the coding sequence ATGATTCGTGCGATTGCGTCTGCCGGCGTTGCGATCTCGGTGGTGGTCGCGGTTTTTCTTACGCGATCCGAAAGCCGCGGTGATGGTCCGTCAACGAAACCTTCGACTGCGAATTCAGGCGAAAAATCGCCCACACCACAGACAGCGGTCGAGCGGGCGCTGGCCGAGCCGACTGAATTCAATTTCGTCGACACTCCGCTCGCCGATATCGCCAAGTCTCTTTCGGATCGCTACAAGATCAACGTGCTGCTCGATGCAAAGGCACTGGCCGATGCCGGAATCGCTCCTGAAACGAAGTTCAGCGAGCAAATGAAAGGAGTGTCGCTCGCTTCCGCATTGCGGCATCTGCTGGAACCAAAAGATCTTGCCGCGCTCGAAACCGACGACAACGTGCTCTCGATCACCACAGCGGACGTGGCCAATATTCACACCTCGACCCGGCTCTACGACGTGAGCGATTTGGCCGATCCGCCGGTCGAATTCGTGGCCGGCCCAAAATCGTGGTCGCAGCTTTCGCAGCTTGTAACCTCCTTTGTCGCTCCATTAAGCTGGGATTCCAACGGCGGGCCGGGTTCGCTCGGCTTCTTCGACGGCAGAATGCTCGTTTCGCAAACCGATGAGATTCACGAGGAAATCGCCGATTGTCTGGCTCAACTGCGGCTCGCCCGCAAGGTCAATTCCGCCGCAACTGCCGGCGGCACGGTCCCAATGGTTCTCCCGTCGGACCCCGGCGATGCGCGAATCGAGGCATTGCTTGATTCCCGGCAAGATTTTGAATTCGATAATGTCCGGCTTGGCGATGTCGCTAAAGCGCTCGAAGCGAAGCTCGGCATTCCGGTCCGGCTTGATACAAAGGCGCTCACAGACGCCGGCGTGTCGGACGATGCACCAATGTCGCTGAATATGAAGCACGTTCGCGTTCGAGTCGGATTGCGGGAATTGCTCTCTCCGAAAGATCTGGATTTTCTCATCGACGGCGAACTGCTCCTGATCACCACCGGCGATCTCGAGAAGGCAAAAACGGTGACGCGGCTCTATCCGGTCAAAGATCTTATCGGAGATGGCGATCCCCGCACAGTAAGCGCGGCCTACGCTTCGCTGACCGCCGCAATCACCGCGACCGTGGCCCCACAATCGTGGGACGCCAACGGCGGAGCCGGCTCGATCGTGTCGTTCCCACTTTGCGACGTTCTAGTCGTCAGCGAGACCCAGCAAATTCACCAAGAAGTGAAAAATGTTCTGGAATTGCTTCGCGCCGCGCGGAAGAAAATCCACCAATCACGCCTGACAGCCGCGTGCCGGAAGTGCGAATCTATTGCCTGA
- a CDS encoding SEC-C metal-binding domain-containing protein: MTDQEASIVRRLCEAKNPRDLDDWEGQDGYYVTACRAFAEDVPGLIDIVRKWVDPRWPDEAASALTDQDAELLPVTAWRTMADLKADAAVEPLIDLLCALDDESDDWASEDLPHVFGKIGESAIEPRSTSLRTTAIRNSFGRLRRGGLRCVADCHPDTRNRIVACLTEMLANPVHDDIDFNTTLMAELVELHAIEAAEPIERAFAANLLDGGTIGDWEAVRLQLGVEGLGLAMPEHPHKSVEQLRRQIDYGIFSDRQIFSPDGLEDKAADAYIERAFETFSRSTEAQQVIEQYGDLQWFQALLEFGLNYLGETIDEMTPDSVAEFVLDYVPRKVSTDAESAASIVGELSMFWKYLDRVYKLPAAKEVVEWLETDGRIAQLESDLSDPSNFGMAKSIFMLGKNAGYDMTSKASMTQFIAAYNRSLSSPQASPGPVAKNERVGRNAPCPCGSGKKFKKCCGPSSQHD, encoded by the coding sequence ATGACCGACCAAGAAGCATCGATTGTTCGGCGACTGTGCGAGGCGAAGAACCCTCGCGATCTTGATGACTGGGAAGGCCAAGACGGCTATTACGTGACGGCGTGCCGCGCCTTCGCGGAAGACGTGCCTGGTCTGATCGACATTGTTCGAAAGTGGGTCGATCCGCGCTGGCCGGATGAAGCGGCTTCGGCACTTACCGACCAGGATGCCGAATTGCTTCCCGTCACGGCCTGGAGAACAATGGCCGACTTGAAGGCCGACGCGGCGGTCGAACCGCTCATCGACTTGCTGTGTGCGCTCGACGACGAAAGCGACGACTGGGCGTCTGAGGACTTGCCGCATGTTTTCGGCAAAATCGGCGAATCCGCCATCGAGCCGCGATCCACGTCGCTAAGAACGACGGCCATCCGGAATTCATTCGGTCGACTGCGGCGCGGGGGGCTGCGCTGCGTGGCCGATTGTCATCCCGACACGCGGAATCGCATCGTCGCTTGCTTGACGGAAATGTTAGCCAATCCGGTCCACGATGATATCGATTTCAACACGACGCTGATGGCCGAACTGGTCGAGTTGCACGCCATCGAGGCGGCAGAGCCGATCGAGCGGGCATTCGCGGCAAACCTTCTCGACGGCGGGACGATTGGCGACTGGGAAGCGGTCCGGCTGCAGTTGGGGGTTGAGGGGCTGGGGCTGGCAATGCCAGAGCATCCCCACAAATCGGTCGAACAGCTTCGCCGTCAGATTGACTACGGCATTTTCTCCGATCGGCAAATCTTCTCGCCCGACGGCCTTGAGGACAAAGCCGCCGACGCATATATCGAGCGCGCATTTGAAACGTTTTCCAGGTCTACGGAGGCCCAGCAGGTCATCGAGCAATATGGCGACCTGCAATGGTTCCAAGCGTTGCTCGAGTTCGGCCTCAACTATCTCGGCGAGACCATCGATGAGATGACGCCAGACAGCGTCGCGGAATTTGTTCTCGACTACGTGCCGCGCAAGGTTTCGACCGATGCGGAATCCGCGGCGTCGATCGTCGGCGAACTTTCCATGTTTTGGAAATATTTGGATCGCGTCTACAAGCTGCCTGCCGCGAAAGAAGTAGTCGAGTGGCTTGAAACGGATGGGCGCATCGCCCAATTGGAATCGGATTTGTCGGATCCGTCGAATTTCGGCATGGCCAAGTCGATCTTCATGTTGGGCAAGAACGCCGGCTACGACATGACGTCGAAAGCCTCAATGACCCAGTTCATCGCGGCGTATAATCGGTCATTATCTTCGCCGCAAGCGTCGCCGGGGCCGGTTGCCAAGAACGAGCGCGTTGGTCGCAATGCGCCGTGTCCCTGTGGCAGCGGAAAGAAGTTCAAAAAATGCTGCGGACCCTCATCGCAGCACGATTGA
- a CDS encoding PQQ-binding-like beta-propeller repeat protein, which produces MSTQPANAQTDFATATNAAARPIRPMRLWPAIGLIAAYWVSWVGFSFADLTISAHFFTSVIGPGVLLLLFLIWWGTNRGVRWTDRLLGIAAVVGGCVLAVRGMHPSVGFYGALIMALPIGLAIWVVWLMAGGRRSRFVRCWGAILSLLPIWILFGLTRSFGIDGNLHADMHWRWTPSPEELLIAERTRAGDKTGVLPIADAAPLTLEPGDWPGLRGKNRDGIVRDLRIATDWSKLPPKQIWRHPIGPAWSSFAVVGSRLFTQEQRDEAEAVVCLDAATGHEIWVHTDHARHWDGQGGAGPRGTPSFADDRIYSLGATGALNCLDAASGKSKWMRNIADEAQAAVPMWGFSGSPLVVGQIVIVYAGGEKGLLAYRAATGEPAWSAATGHDGYSSPQLIKIGGETQVLAFDDAGITAVDSATGAVRWQQKAAAPHMWRTVQPHLIGDRQIVFGSEDLGLVSLDLKQEQSAWAISKRWSTNNLKPAYNDFVVSDGSIFGFDGALFCCIDAETGQRRWKAGRYGHGQVLLLADQKLLLVMTESGEVVLLSANREKLEELGRFQALQQKSWNNPAIAHGHLYVRNDQEMACYELPRAP; this is translated from the coding sequence ATGAGCACTCAACCGGCTAACGCACAAACCGACTTCGCCACTGCCACGAATGCTGCCGCGCGACCGATCCGGCCGATGCGGCTTTGGCCCGCGATCGGGCTGATTGCGGCATATTGGGTTTCGTGGGTGGGATTCTCGTTCGCCGATTTGACGATCTCCGCTCACTTTTTCACCAGCGTGATCGGGCCCGGCGTGTTGTTGCTGCTGTTCCTGATCTGGTGGGGCACCAACCGCGGGGTTCGCTGGACCGATCGCCTGTTGGGGATTGCGGCGGTCGTCGGCGGTTGCGTGTTGGCGGTGCGGGGGATGCACCCGTCGGTCGGTTTCTACGGAGCATTGATCATGGCGCTGCCGATCGGCCTGGCGATTTGGGTAGTCTGGCTAATGGCTGGTGGCAGGCGGTCTCGCTTCGTCCGATGTTGGGGCGCAATTCTGTCTCTGTTGCCGATCTGGATTCTGTTTGGACTCACCCGCAGCTTCGGGATCGACGGCAACCTCCATGCCGACATGCATTGGCGCTGGACGCCGTCGCCGGAAGAACTTCTGATCGCCGAAAGAACTCGCGCAGGCGACAAGACCGGCGTGCTGCCAATCGCCGACGCGGCGCCGCTGACGCTCGAACCGGGCGATTGGCCCGGGCTGCGCGGCAAGAATCGCGATGGCATCGTTCGCGACTTGCGGATCGCGACCGATTGGAGCAAGTTGCCGCCAAAGCAAATCTGGCGACACCCGATCGGTCCGGCATGGTCGTCGTTCGCCGTTGTGGGTTCGCGGCTGTTCACGCAAGAACAGCGCGATGAAGCGGAGGCCGTGGTTTGCCTCGACGCGGCGACGGGCCATGAAATCTGGGTCCACACCGACCACGCCCGGCATTGGGACGGACAAGGTGGCGCCGGCCCGCGCGGCACGCCGAGCTTCGCCGACGACCGCATTTACTCGCTCGGCGCAACCGGCGCTCTGAACTGTCTCGACGCTGCCAGCGGCAAATCGAAATGGATGCGCAACATCGCCGACGAGGCACAAGCGGCTGTCCCGATGTGGGGCTTTTCCGGCTCGCCGCTCGTGGTCGGCCAAATCGTGATCGTCTACGCCGGCGGCGAAAAGGGACTACTCGCCTATCGGGCCGCGACAGGCGAACCAGCGTGGAGCGCCGCGACCGGACACGATGGCTACAGCTCGCCGCAATTGATCAAGATCGGCGGCGAAACCCAGGTGCTGGCGTTCGACGACGCCGGAATCACGGCTGTCGATTCGGCCACGGGGGCTGTCCGCTGGCAACAAAAAGCGGCCGCGCCGCACATGTGGCGGACCGTGCAACCCCACTTGATCGGCGACAGACAAATCGTGTTCGGCTCCGAGGATCTCGGCCTGGTGTCGCTCGATCTGAAACAGGAGCAATCGGCTTGGGCCATCTCGAAGCGTTGGTCGACCAACAACCTTAAGCCCGCGTACAACGACTTTGTCGTGTCCGACGGCTCGATTTTCGGCTTCGACGGCGCCCTGTTCTGCTGCATCGACGCCGAAACCGGCCAACGCCGCTGGAAGGCGGGCCGCTATGGCCACGGCCAGGTGTTGCTATTGGCCGATCAAAAGCTGCTGTTGGTGATGACGGAGTCCGGCGAAGTCGTGCTGCTGTCCGCCAATCGGGAAAAACTCGAAGAGCTTGGCCGCTTCCAGGCGCTCCAGCAGAAGAGCTGGAACAATCCAGCCATCGCCCATGGCCATCTTTACGTGCGGAACGACCAGGAAATGGCCTGCTACGAATTGCCGCGGGCGCCCTGA